Proteins from a genomic interval of Treponema succinifaciens DSM 2489:
- the nusA gene encoding transcription termination factor NusA has translation MSEMADAIRALSAEKGIDESSIRQTIERMILAAYQKSFGKGYDNCIVKFADDMSDVNVYARKTVVDGVYDPVIEIELEEAQKLAPEAVIHDTLDIPLDPKRDFERGAVSVGKQEAHKDLNENSSKKLLDEYKEKLGQIIIGYYQREHKGNIYVELGKVEGVLPVKYQSPREVYEKNDRIRALIKDVKKVPSGIQVVLSRTDENFVKSILELEVPEIQDNTIVVKSISREPGYRTKIAVASNKIDVDPVGACVGLKGVRIQNVIRELEGEKIDVLRYDEDPHVFIKNALSPAEVKHVVIKDAEKREALAVVSDENFSIAIGKQGLNVRLANRLCNWSIDVKTEAMVTDEDLVENDTRRAAEELFGGSENESYEEILTVAQLPGVDQRVAEILKEAGYDDIEVFVSSYESGALNGLDDVTKEQLDEVYSIINENVEFEDEEEPQQTADSAEEDSEEEYFCPECGEKITPDMTRCPKCGVEFSFEEE, from the coding sequence ATGTCAGAAATGGCAGATGCAATCCGTGCGCTTTCTGCAGAAAAAGGAATTGATGAATCTTCAATCAGGCAGACTATAGAAAGAATGATTCTTGCGGCGTATCAAAAATCATTCGGAAAAGGCTACGACAACTGCATTGTAAAGTTTGCAGATGATATGTCGGATGTGAATGTCTATGCGCGCAAAACTGTTGTTGATGGAGTTTATGATCCTGTTATTGAAATTGAACTTGAAGAAGCGCAGAAACTTGCTCCAGAAGCTGTGATTCATGACACTCTTGATATTCCGCTTGACCCGAAACGTGATTTTGAACGCGGCGCGGTTTCAGTTGGAAAACAGGAAGCTCACAAGGATTTGAATGAAAATTCAAGCAAAAAGCTTCTTGATGAATACAAGGAAAAACTCGGACAGATTATAATCGGATATTACCAGCGCGAGCATAAAGGAAACATTTATGTTGAGCTTGGAAAGGTTGAAGGTGTGCTTCCTGTAAAATATCAGAGTCCACGTGAAGTTTATGAAAAGAACGACAGAATCAGGGCTTTGATAAAAGACGTAAAAAAAGTTCCTTCCGGAATTCAGGTTGTGCTTAGCCGTACAGATGAGAATTTTGTAAAAAGCATTCTTGAACTTGAAGTTCCTGAAATTCAGGATAATACGATTGTTGTAAAAAGCATTTCGCGCGAGCCTGGCTACAGAACAAAGATTGCAGTGGCTTCAAATAAAATCGATGTAGATCCTGTTGGCGCTTGTGTTGGCTTGAAAGGTGTTCGCATTCAGAATGTAATCCGCGAGCTTGAAGGTGAAAAAATCGATGTTCTGCGCTATGATGAAGATCCTCATGTATTTATAAAAAATGCGCTTTCTCCTGCTGAAGTAAAGCATGTTGTAATTAAAGATGCTGAAAAAAGAGAGGCGCTTGCGGTTGTTTCCGATGAAAATTTCTCTATTGCAATTGGAAAACAGGGCTTGAATGTCCGCCTTGCAAACCGTCTTTGCAACTGGTCAATCGATGTAAAAACCGAAGCTATGGTTACAGATGAAGATCTTGTTGAAAATGACACAAGAAGGGCTGCGGAAGAACTCTTTGGCGGTTCAGAAAATGAATCTTACGAGGAAATTCTTACAGTTGCCCAGCTTCCGGGGGTTGACCAGCGTGTTGCGGAAATTCTTAAGGAAGCCGGCTACGATGATATAGAAGTTTTTGTTTCGTCTTATGAAAGCGGAGCGTTGAATGGACTTGACGATGTAACAAAAGAACAGCTTGATGAAGTTTATTCAATTATAAATGAAAACGTTGAGTTTGAGGATGAGGAAGAACCGCAGCAGACAGCAGATTCAGCAGAGGAAGATTCAGAAGAAGAATATTTCTGTCCTGAGTGCGGCGAAAAAATTACACCGGATATGACAAGATGTCCGAAATGCGGTGTTGAATTCTCATTTGAAGAAGAGTAA
- a CDS encoding ribosome maturation factor translates to MEYSSFENIPYFNECSAVMSAEGFKLVELHVVPQNGKINISAVIASSDSKKDIGVSDCAKAHRALFSEMVKILGKNEDDISMEMCSPGIERTLRNAAEFEIFTGREVRVWDKNVNDWVCGKIKSSDKNQVTLELEGGGEESVAYADIAKAKFLHL, encoded by the coding sequence TTGGAGTATAGTTCTTTCGAGAATATTCCGTATTTTAATGAATGTTCCGCTGTGATGTCTGCGGAAGGTTTTAAGCTGGTGGAGCTTCATGTTGTTCCGCAGAATGGCAAAATTAATATTTCTGCTGTCATAGCTTCATCGGATTCCAAAAAGGACATCGGTGTTTCAGATTGTGCAAAAGCACATCGCGCGTTGTTTTCAGAAATGGTTAAAATCCTTGGAAAAAATGAAGACGATATTTCTATGGAAATGTGTTCGCCGGGAATTGAACGCACTTTAAGAAATGCGGCTGAGTTTGAGATTTTTACAGGAAGAGAAGTCCGCGTTTGGGATAAAAACGTAAATGACTGGGTTTGCGGAAAAATAAAATCTTCAGATAAAAATCAAGTTACATTGGAACTAGAAGGCGGCGGCGAAGAGTCTGTTGCCTATGCTGATATTGCTAAAGCAAAATTTTTACATTTATAA
- a CDS encoding ISAs1 family transposase — MVKFPLGGIMLLRESLEEIDDFRVKRCRKFELADIFLLVLFGLLSGIKDIEHIAEWAEEAEESIKGLVKFEFGPPSADTILRVFRNVNADKIEKVFIKWAHGIYEKVKIEPDRTIVAIDGKTMCGSNKVTGAKGIHIVSAWADELSLILGQVKTDEKSNEITAIPELLELIDIRGMIITIDAMGCQKKICEKIKEKKADYVLSLKGNQSTTHEAVKDFFSMDEKELAKYGVIKSEKECNPDHGRIENRQYYLCTNLSWLENKDEWPGLKAVAMAREERTVNGKTSTDIRFFLTSLDNIELVKKSIRLHWGIENRLHWCLDMTFNEDYKRHRKDHSPENMTVMRRLALNILRQAEKPENKKQDSLSKRTIWFRENRQFRQTVLRLL, encoded by the coding sequence ATGGTAAAATTCCCCTTGGGTGGAATTATGCTTTTAAGAGAAAGTCTGGAAGAAATAGACGATTTTAGAGTAAAAAGGTGCAGGAAGTTTGAACTGGCTGATATTTTCCTGCTGGTTTTGTTCGGGCTGCTAAGCGGCATCAAGGACATTGAGCACATAGCTGAATGGGCGGAGGAAGCGGAAGAGTCCATCAAGGGGCTGGTGAAGTTTGAGTTCGGTCCGCCAAGTGCCGACACAATTCTCCGGGTTTTCAGAAATGTGAACGCAGATAAAATCGAGAAAGTTTTTATAAAGTGGGCTCATGGAATTTACGAGAAAGTAAAAATTGAACCGGACAGAACAATTGTTGCCATCGACGGAAAGACGATGTGCGGCTCAAACAAGGTCACGGGAGCAAAGGGAATTCACATTGTAAGTGCATGGGCAGATGAACTGTCCCTCATTCTTGGGCAGGTAAAGACAGATGAAAAGTCAAATGAAATCACTGCAATTCCTGAGCTTCTGGAACTGATTGATATAAGGGGAATGATAATCACAATCGATGCAATGGGCTGCCAGAAAAAAATCTGCGAGAAAATTAAGGAAAAAAAAGCAGACTATGTTCTTTCTTTGAAAGGAAATCAAAGCACGACACACGAAGCCGTAAAAGACTTTTTCTCTATGGATGAAAAGGAGCTTGCAAAATACGGAGTTATAAAAAGCGAAAAGGAATGTAATCCTGACCATGGACGAATTGAAAACAGGCAGTATTACCTGTGCACGAACCTGTCGTGGCTGGAGAATAAAGATGAGTGGCCGGGACTTAAGGCTGTTGCCATGGCACGGGAAGAACGGACTGTAAATGGAAAAACTTCCACAGACATCAGGTTTTTTCTAACTTCACTTGATAACATTGAACTTGTGAAAAAATCAATTCGCCTACACTGGGGAATTGAAAACCGCCTTCACTGGTGTCTTGATATGACTTTCAATGAGGACTACAAAAGGCACCGAAAGGATCATAGTCCGGAAAACATGACAGTTATGCGCCGTCTTGCATTAAATATCTTACGCCAAGCAGAAAAACCGGAGAATAAAAAACAGGACAGTTTAAGCAAGCGCACGATCTGGTTTCGGGAAAACCGCCAGTTCCGCCAAACGGTTTTAAGGCTCCTTTAA